Proteins from one Waddliaceae bacterium genomic window:
- a CDS encoding YkgJ family cysteine cluster protein encodes MPQGPWYKEGLNFECTGCGDCCSGCPGYVWVTPEEIASIALFFDISAEECIKRYIRIVNGRCSLLEDPKTYDCVFLEGGKCTIYEARPVQCSTYPWWPRILTSRESWCEESKSCEGINDSAPCVSRSVIDEGLRRQVDNIKKL; translated from the coding sequence ATGCCTCAAGGCCCTTGGTATAAGGAAGGTTTGAATTTCGAGTGTACAGGTTGTGGTGATTGTTGCTCTGGCTGTCCCGGTTATGTATGGGTTACTCCTGAGGAGATAGCATCGATAGCACTTTTCTTTGACATTTCTGCTGAAGAGTGCATTAAGCGTTATATTCGCATTGTCAATGGCAGGTGCTCTCTTCTCGAGGACCCCAAGACCTATGACTGTGTTTTTCTTGAGGGCGGCAAGTGTACTATCTATGAGGCACGTCCTGTGCAGTGTTCGACATATCCGTGGTGGCCGAGGATTCTTACTTCTAGGGAGTCGTGGTGTGAGGAGTCCAAGAGTTGTGAGGGCATCAATGACTCTGCTCCTTGCGTATCGCGTTCTGTTATTGATGAGGGGTTACGTCGCCAGGTCGACAACATCAAAAAACTTTAA